One Natator depressus isolate rNatDep1 chromosome 5, rNatDep2.hap1, whole genome shotgun sequence DNA segment encodes these proteins:
- the LOC141987790 gene encoding LOW QUALITY PROTEIN: GPI-N-acetylgalactosamine transferase PGAP4-like (The sequence of the model RefSeq protein was modified relative to this genomic sequence to represent the inferred CDS: inserted 2 bases in 1 codon; deleted 1 base in 1 codon) codes for MLLQGLQLYRKWCRFSHSITQLXLTVVTFGVLAPLICHRLLHSYFYLRRWHLNPMSQEFLEQNQEDGQAALRYFEDLRTPNSSEISGDKALRPWLLITTITVQRRNEFHYVLQVASRFHRLLQKCGPHCRSHQIFLCNVEQEPGSHQDARLLGTFFAMVSRYKNWEDPNASVNQFEKEKRDYAFCLEQSLLAYSPEYVLLVEDDAVPEEEIFPVLQHLLLARLSKPHLKDALYLKLYHPERLQRYINPEPMRILEWLGLGMFLGPLLSFVYSWVSGRPSLTWPIVLFFALYSMALAELMGRHYLLELRRLAPALYNVVPATECCTPAMLFSAPSARRVLGYLQELHCRRGFAKDIAFYSLLRTKGEKAYVVEPNLIMHVGMFSSLRPNDSPKLL; via the exons ATGCTCCTCCAAGGACTGCAGCTCTATAGGAAGTGGTGCCGTTTTTCTCACTCCATTACTCAGCT CTTAACTGTGGTGACGTTTGGCGTGTTGGCTCCCTTGATTTGCCACCGGCTCCTCCACTCCTATTTTTACTTACGCCGCTGGCATCTGAACCCCATGAGTCAGGAGTTCCTGGAGCAGAACCAGGAGGATGGCCAGGCCGCCCTCCGTTACTTCGAGGACCTGCGGACTCCTAACTCCTCGGAGATCTCAGGCGACAAGGCCCTCAGACCGTGGCTGCTCATCACTACCATCACCGTGCAGAGGCGGAACGAGTTCCACTACGTCCTGCAGGTGGCTTCCCGCTTCCACCGCCTCCTCCAGAAGTGTGGCCCTCACTGCCGGAGCCACCAGATCTTTCTCTGTAATGTGGAG CAGGAGCCAGGCAGCCACCAGGACGCCAGGCTGTTGGGTACCTTCTTTGCAATGGTCAGCCGCTACAAAAACTGGGAGGACCCCAATGCCTCAGTGAACCAGTTTGAGAAGGAGAAGCGGGACTATGCCTTCTGCCTGGAGCAGTCGCTGTTGGCCTACAGTCCAGAGTACGTCCTTCTGGTGGAAGACGATGCTGTTCCCGAAGAGGAGATATTCCCTGTCCTGCAGCACCTGCTGTTGGCACGGCTCTCAAAGCCACACCTCAAAGATGCCCTCTACCTGAAGCTGTACCATCCCGAGCGGCTTCAGCGCTATATCAACCCGGAGCCCATGAGGATCCTGGAGTGGCTCGGCCTGGGCATGTTTCTGGGACCTCTGCTGAGCTTTGTGTACTCCTGGGTGTCTGGCCGCCCAAGCCTTACCTGGCCCATTGTCCTGTTTTTTGCCTTGTACAGCATGGCACTAGCAGAGCTGATGGGGCGCCACTACCTCCTGGAGCTGCGCCGGCTGGCTCCAGCACTCTACAACGTGGTGCCAGCCACTGAGTGCTGCACGCCTGCCATGCTGTTCTCCGCCCCTTCCGCCCGCCGTGTCTTAGGTTACCTTCAGGAGCTGCACTGCCGTCGGGGCTTTGCCAAGGACATTGCATTCTACTCGCTGTTGCGCACCAAGGGTGAGAAGGCCTATGTGGTGGAGCCCAATCTCATCATGCACGTGGGGATGTTTTCCAGCCTCAGGCCAAATGACAGCCCTAAGCTACTGTGA
- the LOC141987792 gene encoding fructose-bisphosphate aldolase B-like — MTHQFPALTPEQKKALSDIAQRIVAPGKGILAADESVGTMGSRLQRIKVKNTEENRRAFREILFSSDASINQSIGGVIFFHETLYQKDSSGKPFPDVIKDKGIADKGSAPLAGTNGETTIQGLDGLAERCAQYKKDGADFGKWRAVLKITETTPSTLAIQENANTLARYASICQQHGLVPIVEPEVLPDGEHDLQRCQYVTEKVLATVYKALNDHHVYLEGTLLKPNMVTAGHSCPKKYTPQEVATATVMALVRTVPAAVPGICFLSGGQSEEEASLNLSAINQCSLPKPWKLTFSYGRALQASALAAWAGKPENKKATQEAFCKRAQINGLASKGQYIVSGKSDGAAKQSLFTANYTY; from the exons ATGACCCACCAGTTTCCAGCGCTGACTCCAGAGCAGAAGAAGGCTCTGTCTGACATAGCACAGCGCATTGTGGCTCCAGGAAAGGGGATCCTGGCTGCGGATGAGTCTGTGG GTACCATGGGGAGCAGACTGCAGAGGATCAAGGTGAAAAACACAGAGGAAAATCGCCGTGCCTTCCGAGAGATCCTCTTTTCTTCGGATGCCTCCATCAATCAGAGCATTGGGGGCGTGATCTTTTTCCATGAGACCCTCTATCAGAAGGACAGCAGTGGAAAGCCATTCCCAGATGTCATCAAAGACAAAGGCATTGCAG ATAAAGGATCAGCCCCACTGGCAGGAACAAATGGAGAAACCACCATTCAAG GGCTGGATGGGCTCGCTGAGCGCTGCGCCCAGTATAAGAAGGATGGCGCTGATTTTGGCAAGTGGCGTGCTGTGCTGAAGATCACAGAAACAACTCCTTCCACTCTAGCCATCCAGGAGAATGCCAACACGCTGGCACGCTATGCCAGCATCTGCCAGCAG CATGGGTTGGTGCCCATTGTAGAACCGGAGGTCCTACCCGATGGAGAGCATGACCTCCAGCGCTGTCAGTATGTTACAGAGAAG GTCCTGGCTACTGTCTACAAAGCCCTGAATGATCATCATGTCTACCTGGAGGGAACACTGCTGAAACCAAATATGGTGACTGCTGGGCATTCCTGCCCCAAGAAGTACACCCCTCAGGAGGTAGCCACGGCAACAGTCATGGCCCTCGTTCGCACTGTTCCTGCCGCTGTTCCTG GAATCTGCTTCCTGTCTGGAGGCCAAAGTGAAGAGGAAGCTTCTCTCAACCTCAGTGCCATCAACCAGTGTTCTTTGCCCAAACCCTGGAAGCTGACCTTTTCCTATGGACGGGCTCTGCAGGCATCAGCACTTGCTGCATGGGCTGGCAAACCTGAGAACAAGAAGGCTACGCAGGAGGCATTTTGCAAACGGGCACAG attaACGGGTTAGCATCCAAAGGACAATATATTGTCTCTGGGAAGAGTGATGGAGCTGCGAAACAGTCCCTTTTCACTGCCAACTACACATATTAG